The proteins below are encoded in one region of Aquisphaera giovannonii:
- the cysT gene encoding sulfate ABC transporter permease subunit CysT, translating to MASQAPAVSRRATTSDLILRWSTLSYLAIMVALPMVALGVQAARPGLRPFWEAVTDPTAWHALKLTFITALIMVAINAVTGTATAWVLVRYDFPGRTIVNALIDLPFAVPTVVTGVMLVILYGPSSVVGTVLGKFGWGVIYHQPGIVLALLFVTYPFVIRSVQPVLMELDRAEEEAATILGAGPWTTFRKITLPALWPSIVTGSALSFSRALGEFGSVILVAGNHPLLTKTAPLYIYGEIESGNRHGALAISAVLLASSLTILVAINALQGRGGVDHGE from the coding sequence ATGGCAAGCCAGGCACCGGCCGTCTCCCGACGGGCCACGACCTCCGACCTGATCCTCCGGTGGAGCACCCTCTCCTACCTGGCGATCATGGTCGCCCTGCCGATGGTCGCCCTCGGCGTCCAGGCCGCGCGGCCGGGCCTCCGGCCGTTCTGGGAGGCCGTGACCGACCCGACGGCCTGGCACGCGCTGAAGCTGACGTTCATCACCGCGCTGATCATGGTCGCGATCAACGCCGTCACCGGCACGGCCACCGCCTGGGTGCTCGTCCGCTACGACTTCCCCGGCCGGACGATCGTGAACGCCCTGATCGACCTCCCCTTCGCGGTGCCCACGGTCGTCACCGGCGTGATGCTCGTGATCCTGTACGGCCCGTCCAGCGTCGTCGGCACGGTGCTCGGCAAGTTCGGCTGGGGGGTCATCTACCACCAGCCGGGCATCGTCCTGGCGCTCCTGTTCGTCACCTACCCGTTCGTGATCCGGAGCGTCCAGCCGGTCCTCATGGAGCTGGACCGCGCGGAGGAGGAGGCCGCCACGATCCTCGGCGCCGGGCCGTGGACGACCTTCCGCAAGATCACCCTCCCGGCGCTCTGGCCGTCGATCGTGACCGGCTCGGCCCTCTCGTTCAGCCGGGCTTTGGGCGAGTTCGGTAGCGTGATCCTGGTCGCCGGGAACCACCCGCTGCTGACCAAGACTGCGCCGCTGTACATCTACGGCGAGATCGAGAGCGGCAACCGCCACGGGGCCCTCGCGATCTCGGCGGTCCTGCTGGCCAGCTCGCTGACCATCCTCGTCGCGATCAACGCCCTTCAGGGCCGGGGAGGCGTGGACCATGGCGAGTGA
- a CDS encoding sulfate/molybdate ABC transporter ATP-binding protein, whose product MAIEVRNLSKRYGTFQAVKDVSFEVPAGQLVALLGPSGSGKSTILRMIAGLETADTGSVVLTGEDATKIPVQERGVGFVFQHYALFRHMTVRDNIAFGLKVRKVPKADVKARVDELLELVQLTGYSRRLPSQLSGGQRQRVALARALAPRPKVLLLDEPFGALDAKVRDELRAWLRKLHDEVHVTSLFVTHDQREAFEVSDQLVVLNEGRVQQVGTPQELYERPNSPFVAQFLGQVNILPLRTIAPHAAAPSTSPGDPLLQAGADAAADAQIYVRPHDLEIHRERNGRPAWRAVVNRVTHLGGAARLDLTVDDAMAIQLELPSERLAMLNLRAGDAVYVVPRVANIFDPKSRTFLPVGGGTDAAL is encoded by the coding sequence GTGGCCATCGAGGTCCGCAACCTGTCCAAGAGGTACGGCACGTTCCAGGCCGTGAAGGACGTCTCGTTCGAGGTGCCCGCCGGGCAGCTCGTGGCGCTTTTGGGCCCCTCGGGCTCGGGCAAGAGCACGATCCTGCGGATGATCGCGGGGCTGGAGACGGCGGACACCGGCAGCGTCGTGCTCACCGGCGAGGACGCCACGAAGATCCCGGTGCAGGAGCGGGGTGTCGGATTCGTCTTCCAGCATTACGCCCTGTTCCGCCACATGACCGTGCGGGACAACATCGCCTTCGGCCTGAAGGTCCGCAAGGTGCCCAAGGCCGACGTCAAGGCCCGCGTGGACGAACTCCTGGAGCTGGTGCAGCTCACCGGCTATTCCCGCCGGCTCCCCTCGCAGCTCTCCGGCGGCCAGCGCCAGCGCGTCGCCCTGGCGAGGGCCCTGGCCCCGCGGCCCAAGGTCCTGCTCCTGGACGAGCCCTTCGGCGCGCTCGACGCCAAGGTCCGCGACGAGCTCCGCGCCTGGCTGCGGAAGCTCCACGACGAGGTCCACGTCACGAGCCTGTTCGTCACGCACGACCAGCGCGAGGCGTTCGAGGTCTCCGACCAGCTCGTCGTCCTGAACGAGGGCCGCGTCCAGCAGGTGGGCACGCCCCAGGAGCTCTACGAGCGGCCGAACAGCCCCTTCGTGGCGCAGTTCCTGGGCCAGGTGAACATCCTCCCCTTGCGGACGATCGCGCCGCACGCCGCCGCCCCGTCGACCTCGCCGGGCGACCCGCTCCTCCAGGCCGGGGCCGACGCCGCGGCCGACGCCCAGATCTACGTCCGCCCGCACGACCTGGAGATCCACCGCGAGCGCAACGGCCGCCCCGCCTGGCGTGCCGTCGTCAACCGGGTCACGCACCTCGGCGGCGCCGCGAGGCTGGACCTGACCGTGGACGACGCGATGGCCATCCAGCTCGAGCTCCCCAGCGAGCGCCTCGCCATGCTGAACCTCCGCGCCGGCGACGCCGTCTACGTCGTCCCCCGCGTCGCCAACATCTTCGACCCCAAGTCCCGCACCTTCCTCCCCGTCGGCGGCGGCACCGACGCGGCGCTGTAG
- the mmsA gene encoding CoA-acylating methylmalonate-semialdehyde dehydrogenase produces the protein MSAIAAQDRPPATSSRRALAPNLIGGTWVEGRGDASRDIFNPADTAELLAPVREAAPDQVTEACAAAARAFPGWRATPAPDRAHVLFRFRERLERSFEDVARGIVRENGKLLREARAELRRGIDVVDFACGIPSQMMGQALSDVSRDVDCLTFREPMGVVVGIPPFNFPALIPLWMMSVAVACGNTFLLKPAEKAPLTGTGLAEMFADAGLPPGVVGVVQGGREVSERLIADPHVQAVSFVGTSAVAGSAYRIAAAHGKRVQAHGGAKNHLLVLPDADLGRILPEMIGSCFGSAGQRCLAVSVLVVVGDRARQHAVVDAFLRAAGELTPGDGLDEAATLCPVVNPEALERIRAAIERGVGEGARLRLDGRSRAAPQRPRGCFLGATVLDDVTPEMFVGREEIFGPVVSVMRAPDLDAAITMANRSRYGNTACLFTQSGASARIFRERIQAGMLGINVAVPAPMGFFPFGGWKDSIYGYHNTQGADAVAFYTRKKVITDRWPGAEAPEGGWL, from the coding sequence ATGAGCGCGATCGCCGCCCAGGATCGGCCGCCCGCGACATCCTCGCGCCGGGCCCTTGCGCCGAACCTGATCGGCGGGACCTGGGTCGAGGGGCGGGGAGACGCGAGCCGCGACATCTTCAATCCGGCGGACACGGCCGAGCTGCTGGCGCCAGTGCGCGAGGCCGCGCCGGATCAGGTGACGGAGGCGTGCGCCGCCGCCGCCCGCGCCTTCCCCGGCTGGCGCGCCACCCCGGCGCCGGATCGGGCCCACGTCCTGTTCCGGTTCCGTGAGCGGCTCGAGAGGAGCTTCGAGGACGTGGCTCGCGGCATCGTCCGCGAGAACGGCAAGCTGCTGCGGGAGGCGCGTGCCGAGCTCCGGCGCGGGATCGATGTCGTCGACTTCGCCTGCGGCATCCCGTCCCAGATGATGGGCCAGGCCCTGTCCGACGTCTCGCGCGATGTCGACTGCCTCACCTTCCGAGAACCCATGGGCGTGGTGGTCGGCATCCCGCCGTTCAATTTCCCGGCCCTGATCCCGCTCTGGATGATGTCGGTCGCCGTCGCCTGCGGGAACACGTTCCTCCTCAAACCCGCCGAGAAGGCGCCGCTCACCGGCACCGGGCTCGCGGAGATGTTCGCCGATGCCGGCCTGCCGCCGGGCGTCGTCGGCGTGGTGCAGGGGGGCCGGGAAGTCAGCGAACGGCTCATCGCCGACCCGCACGTCCAGGCGGTCTCCTTCGTCGGCACGTCCGCCGTGGCGGGGTCGGCCTACCGCATCGCGGCGGCCCACGGCAAGCGCGTCCAGGCGCACGGAGGTGCGAAGAACCACCTGCTCGTCCTGCCCGACGCCGACCTGGGGCGCATCCTGCCCGAGATGATCGGATCGTGCTTCGGCTCCGCGGGCCAGCGCTGCCTCGCCGTGAGCGTGCTCGTGGTGGTCGGCGATCGGGCGCGGCAGCACGCCGTCGTCGACGCCTTCCTCCGCGCGGCCGGTGAGCTCACCCCGGGGGACGGCCTGGACGAGGCCGCGACGCTCTGCCCCGTGGTGAACCCGGAGGCGTTGGAGCGGATCCGGGCCGCGATCGAGCGAGGGGTGGGGGAGGGGGCCCGCCTCCGCCTCGACGGCCGCTCCCGGGCCGCGCCGCAGAGGCCGAGGGGCTGCTTCCTCGGGGCGACCGTCCTCGACGACGTGACGCCGGAGATGTTCGTCGGCCGGGAGGAGATCTTCGGCCCGGTGGTGAGCGTGATGCGTGCGCCGGACCTGGACGCGGCGATCACGATGGCGAACCGCAGCCGATACGGCAACACCGCCTGCCTATTCACGCAATCCGGGGCGTCGGCCCGCATCTTCCGCGAACGCATCCAGGCCGGGATGCTGGGCATCAATGTCGCCGTGCCGGCGCCGATGGGGTTCTTCCCGTTCGGCGGCTGGAAGGATTCGATCTATGGCTATCACAATACGCAGGGTGCCGACGCCGTGGCCTTCTACACGCGAAAGAAGGTGATCACGGACCGCTGGCCCGGTGCCGAGGCGCCGGAGGGAGGATGGCTCTGA
- a CDS encoding sigma-54-dependent Fis family transcriptional regulator, with translation MANPPYQSVLLEVWREVCRHIAIEESATRVTPLLVGSLPVDELIVRQVDAGRGVVETVAMGLVRPGRTSPGVKSECAGDDLARIVAWCRSGRIVRGPAGSLREELPGVVPAGLDGPCLAAPLVAEEGLLGALILASHAGRAFDEGHEALAAELIDPFAVALENDRRIRELVALREAVEAENRSLLSRLGRHDISDSVIGAETGLKEVMGHIQLVAPSDAPVLILGETGSGKEVVARAIHARSRRSSGPFLRVNCGAIPTELVDSELFGHERGSFTGAVADRRGWFERADGGTLFLDECGELPLAAQVRLLRILQDGQFERVGGEKPRHVDVRIVAATNRDLERSVALGEFRQDLWYRLAVFPIHLPPLRERRSDIPALAAHFALRAARRLGLPPLVASAEDMGLLLDYPWPGNVRELAAVIERAAILGEGRRLEVARALGISTRPAPAAAPRAAGRPTDEPGADADLSLDGATTRHIERVLALARGRIEGPGGAADRLGINPHTLRSRMRKLGIDWDRHRPGPPRRDPPAPPLGSPGAGAGV, from the coding sequence ATGGCGAATCCTCCTTACCAGAGTGTCCTGCTGGAGGTCTGGCGGGAGGTCTGCCGGCACATCGCGATCGAGGAGTCGGCGACGCGGGTGACGCCCCTGCTTGTGGGCAGCCTGCCGGTGGACGAGCTGATCGTCCGGCAGGTGGACGCGGGGCGGGGGGTGGTGGAGACGGTGGCGATGGGGCTCGTCCGGCCGGGCCGGACGTCGCCCGGGGTGAAGTCGGAGTGCGCGGGCGACGACCTGGCCCGGATCGTGGCGTGGTGCCGGTCGGGGAGGATCGTGCGGGGGCCGGCGGGATCGCTGAGGGAGGAGCTGCCGGGGGTCGTGCCGGCGGGGCTGGACGGCCCTTGCCTGGCGGCGCCCCTGGTGGCGGAGGAGGGGCTGCTGGGCGCCCTGATCCTGGCCTCGCACGCGGGGCGGGCGTTCGACGAGGGGCACGAGGCGCTGGCGGCGGAGCTCATCGACCCCTTCGCCGTGGCCCTGGAAAATGACCGGAGGATCCGCGAGCTGGTGGCCCTGCGGGAGGCGGTGGAGGCCGAGAATCGGTCCCTCCTGTCCCGGCTGGGGCGGCACGACATCTCGGACTCGGTCATCGGGGCGGAGACGGGCCTGAAGGAGGTGATGGGGCACATCCAGCTCGTCGCGCCGTCGGACGCCCCGGTGCTGATCCTGGGGGAGACGGGCTCGGGCAAGGAGGTCGTGGCGCGGGCGATCCACGCCCGCTCGAGGCGGTCGTCGGGGCCGTTCCTGCGGGTCAACTGCGGGGCGATCCCGACGGAGCTCGTCGACTCGGAGCTATTCGGCCACGAGCGGGGGAGCTTCACCGGCGCGGTGGCCGACCGCCGGGGCTGGTTCGAGCGGGCCGACGGCGGGACGCTCTTCCTGGACGAATGCGGCGAGCTGCCGCTGGCGGCCCAGGTCCGGCTGCTCCGGATCCTCCAGGACGGCCAGTTCGAGCGGGTCGGCGGGGAGAAGCCGCGGCACGTGGACGTCCGGATCGTGGCGGCGACGAACCGCGACCTGGAACGGTCCGTGGCGCTGGGGGAGTTCCGCCAGGACCTCTGGTACCGGCTGGCGGTCTTCCCGATCCACCTGCCGCCGTTGCGGGAGCGTCGATCCGACATCCCCGCGCTGGCGGCCCACTTCGCGCTCCGGGCCGCGAGGCGGCTCGGCCTGCCGCCGCTGGTGGCCTCGGCGGAGGACATGGGCCTGCTGCTCGACTATCCCTGGCCGGGCAACGTGCGCGAGCTGGCCGCGGTGATCGAGCGGGCGGCGATCCTCGGCGAGGGGCGGCGGCTGGAGGTCGCCCGGGCGCTGGGGATCTCGACACGGCCGGCGCCCGCGGCCGCCCCGAGGGCCGCGGGCCGGCCCACGGACGAGCCGGGCGCCGACGCCGACCTGTCCCTGGACGGGGCCACGACCCGGCACATCGAGCGGGTGCTCGCCCTGGCCCGGGGCCGCATCGAGGGCCCCGGCGGCGCGGCGGACCGCCTGGGGATCAACCCACACACCCTCCGGTCCCGGATGCGCAAGCTCGGCATCGACTGGGACCGGCACCGCCCGGGCCCCCCGCGACGCGACCCGCCCGCCCCGCCGCTGGGTTCACCTGGCGCGGGCGCGGGTGTATGA
- a CDS encoding sulfate ABC transporter substrate-binding protein, with protein MSGSDSRGLGMTGRLLAASAAMAGCLALMMTLAGCGGSGAADADTVKIGAYSVVNEVFHDGLIPAFKAKWKEKTGKDIDFQESYQASGAAARSIVNGFDADLAVLSHGGDMESLAKAGKVRSDWAAGPDKGILTNSLVVIGHRAGNPKGIKDWADLAKPGVGVLYPDPKTSGGARWNINALYGGAAIAARKEGQSIEQATADPSVRDLLAKVQVNVVNMDPSGRQSMANFAERETGDAVVTYENEILLRGKQGKPIEYVVPPATLLIESPVAVVDGSVERHGNRALVEAFLEFLRSAEGQKIFADYGFRPVNADVKRPELPQPTTLFTMADLGGWARVEDVLYGPKGLWTTIAAERPAAGAQGR; from the coding sequence ATGAGCGGTAGCGACTCGCGAGGGTTGGGGATGACGGGCCGCCTGCTGGCCGCCTCGGCCGCGATGGCCGGGTGCTTGGCGTTGATGATGACGCTCGCGGGCTGCGGCGGCTCGGGCGCGGCGGACGCGGACACGGTCAAGATTGGCGCCTACTCGGTGGTCAACGAGGTCTTCCACGACGGCCTGATCCCGGCCTTCAAGGCGAAGTGGAAGGAGAAGACGGGGAAGGACATCGACTTCCAGGAGTCGTACCAGGCGTCCGGCGCCGCGGCGCGGTCGATCGTGAACGGGTTCGACGCGGACCTCGCGGTGCTCTCGCACGGCGGCGACATGGAGTCCCTCGCGAAGGCCGGCAAGGTGAGGTCCGACTGGGCCGCCGGGCCGGACAAGGGGATCCTGACGAACAGCCTGGTGGTGATCGGCCATCGGGCGGGGAATCCGAAGGGGATCAAGGACTGGGCCGACCTGGCGAAGCCCGGCGTCGGCGTGCTCTACCCCGACCCGAAGACCTCCGGCGGGGCCCGCTGGAACATCAACGCCCTCTACGGCGGCGCGGCGATCGCGGCCCGCAAGGAGGGCCAGTCGATCGAGCAGGCGACGGCCGACCCCTCGGTCCGCGACCTCCTGGCGAAGGTCCAGGTGAACGTCGTGAACATGGACCCCTCCGGCCGCCAGAGCATGGCCAACTTCGCCGAGCGGGAGACGGGCGACGCCGTCGTCACCTACGAGAACGAAATCCTTCTCCGCGGCAAGCAGGGAAAGCCGATCGAATATGTGGTGCCCCCGGCCACGCTGCTCATCGAGAGCCCCGTGGCGGTCGTGGACGGATCGGTGGAGCGGCACGGCAACCGGGCGCTCGTGGAGGCCTTCCTCGAGTTCCTCCGCTCCGCCGAGGGGCAGAAGATCTTCGCGGACTACGGCTTCCGGCCCGTGAACGCGGACGTCAAGAGGCCGGAGCTGCCGCAGCCGACGACGCTGTTCACGATGGCGGACCTCGGGGGCTGGGCCCGCGTGGAGGACGTGCTCTACGGGCCCAAGGGCCTCTGGACGACCATCGCCGCCGAGCGGCCCGCCGCAGGCGCCCAGGGAAGGTGA
- a CDS encoding aldo/keto reductase, whose translation MRTHPLGNQGLEVSALGLGCMGMSDAYGPADEAESIATIHRALDLGVNLLDTSDAYGPFTNEELIGRAIRGRRDEVTVATKFGFVGGTDGKGGGRIDGSPAHVREACDGSLRRLGVDHIDLYYQHRVDPDVPIEETVGAMAALVRQGKVRYLGLSEASPQTIRRAHAVHPISALETEYSLWSRDPEDELLPTLRELGIGFVAYSPLGRGFLTGQLRRFEDLPADDWRRHRPRFQGENFDRNLKLVDRVKEIAATKGATPAQLALAWLLAQEGVVPIPGTKRRKNLEENVAALGITLTSEDLKRIDEAAPKGAASGDRYADMTGVNL comes from the coding sequence ATCAGGACGCATCCGCTCGGCAACCAGGGCCTGGAGGTCTCGGCCCTCGGGCTCGGCTGCATGGGCATGAGCGACGCCTACGGGCCCGCCGACGAGGCCGAGTCCATCGCCACGATCCACCGGGCCCTGGACCTGGGTGTCAACCTCCTCGACACTTCGGATGCCTACGGGCCCTTCACCAACGAGGAGCTGATCGGCAGGGCGATTCGCGGCCGGCGCGACGAGGTCACGGTGGCCACGAAGTTCGGCTTCGTGGGCGGCACGGACGGCAAGGGAGGGGGGCGCATCGACGGCAGCCCGGCCCACGTGCGCGAGGCCTGCGACGGCTCGCTCCGGCGGCTGGGCGTCGACCACATCGACCTCTACTACCAGCACCGAGTGGATCCCGACGTCCCCATCGAGGAGACCGTCGGCGCCATGGCGGCCCTGGTGCGACAGGGGAAGGTGCGCTACCTCGGCCTGTCCGAGGCGTCGCCCCAGACCATCCGCCGGGCGCACGCCGTCCACCCGATCTCCGCGCTGGAGACCGAGTATTCGCTGTGGAGCCGGGACCCCGAGGACGAACTGCTCCCGACCTTGCGGGAGCTGGGGATCGGCTTCGTCGCCTACAGCCCGCTCGGGCGGGGCTTCCTCACCGGCCAGTTGCGCCGCTTCGAGGACCTGCCGGCGGACGACTGGCGCCGCCACAGGCCGAGGTTCCAGGGGGAGAACTTCGACAGGAACCTGAAGCTGGTGGATCGCGTGAAGGAGATCGCCGCCACGAAGGGCGCGACACCGGCCCAGTTGGCCCTGGCGTGGCTCCTGGCCCAGGAGGGTGTCGTCCCCATCCCCGGCACCAAGCGCCGCAAGAACCTGGAAGAGAACGTCGCCGCGCTCGGGATCACCCTCACGAGCGAAGACCTGAAGCGGATCGACGAGGCGGCGCCGAAAGGCGCGGCCAGCGGAGACCGGTACGCAGACATGACCGGGGTGAATCTCTGA
- a CDS encoding sulfate ABC transporter permease: MASDLGLTGGEGRRVEFSASKPVARGAWGRRLLIAAVLGWFAILVLVPTIALARQVFLGGFKPFLDALALPEVRRAFGMTIGITAIATVVNTVFGVAFALVLTRQRFLGRALADGVVDLPFAISPIVAGLMLIVLYGPEGWMGRWLEPHGVRVVYAVPGMVLATMFVTVPFVVRELVPVLRELGEEYEQAAHTLGAGRWRTFWSVTLPSIRWGVAYGVTLTIARSLGEFGAVLVVSGNVIGHTQTATLYIEQGVESFRPEGAYAASLVLAAVSFILLVGMEYVRKHVEGGKETRP, encoded by the coding sequence ATGGCGAGTGACCTGGGCCTGACGGGGGGCGAGGGCCGGAGGGTGGAGTTCTCGGCCTCGAAGCCCGTCGCGAGGGGCGCCTGGGGGCGCCGGCTGCTGATCGCGGCGGTGCTCGGCTGGTTCGCCATCCTCGTCCTCGTGCCGACGATCGCCCTGGCCCGGCAGGTCTTCCTGGGCGGGTTCAAGCCGTTCCTGGACGCCCTGGCGCTGCCGGAGGTCCGCCGCGCGTTCGGCATGACGATCGGGATCACGGCGATCGCGACGGTCGTGAACACGGTCTTCGGCGTGGCCTTCGCCCTGGTGCTGACCCGCCAGCGGTTCCTCGGCCGGGCGCTCGCCGACGGCGTGGTGGACCTGCCGTTCGCCATCTCGCCGATCGTCGCCGGGCTCATGCTGATCGTCCTGTACGGCCCCGAGGGCTGGATGGGCCGCTGGCTGGAGCCGCACGGCGTCCGGGTCGTGTATGCGGTCCCGGGCATGGTCCTGGCCACGATGTTCGTCACCGTCCCGTTCGTGGTCCGCGAGCTCGTGCCGGTGCTGCGGGAGCTCGGCGAGGAGTATGAGCAGGCCGCCCACACGCTGGGGGCCGGGCGCTGGCGGACCTTCTGGAGCGTCACGCTGCCGTCGATCCGCTGGGGCGTCGCCTACGGGGTGACCCTGACCATCGCGCGGTCGCTCGGCGAGTTCGGCGCGGTGCTCGTGGTCTCCGGCAACGTGATCGGCCACACCCAGACGGCCACGCTCTACATCGAGCAGGGCGTGGAGAGCTTCCGGCCCGAAGGGGCCTACGCCGCCAGCCTCGTCCTGGCGGCGGTCTCGTTCATCCTCCTCGTGGGCATGGAATACGTCCGCAAGCACGTCGAGGGGGGCAAGGAGACTCGTCCATGA
- a CDS encoding helix-turn-helix domain-containing protein yields the protein MGRTSGAETNGAAARRSASSGGGSTKRTPAGEKNEEAIEAMRSGEPTVRQLTVRTYKADFTTREYGPDDVRRMRGLLGMSQAVFASSLGVEAGTVRPCKQGNRPPSAMVRRFLGEIEGDPTHWRGRVVESDVGGDETGPAS from the coding sequence ATGGGCAGGACGAGCGGGGCTGAGACGAATGGGGCCGCGGCGAGGCGATCGGCCTCGTCCGGGGGGGGCTCCACGAAGCGAACGCCGGCCGGTGAGAAGAATGAGGAGGCGATCGAGGCGATGCGCTCCGGCGAGCCAACGGTGCGGCAACTCACCGTGCGCACGTACAAGGCCGACTTCACGACGAGGGAATACGGCCCGGACGATGTGCGGCGGATGCGTGGCCTGCTCGGCATGAGCCAGGCCGTGTTCGCGTCCTCCCTGGGCGTCGAGGCGGGTACGGTCCGGCCCTGCAAGCAGGGGAACCGCCCCCCGAGCGCGATGGTCCGGAGATTCCTCGGCGAGATCGAGGGGGACCCGACGCACTGGCGCGGTCGGGTCGTCGAAAGCGACGTCGGTGGCGACGAAACGGGGCCGGCCAGTTAG
- a CDS encoding serine/threonine protein kinase, translated as MPRCENCGVELSLPTDRCQECGHPLQLTFDPMGTSTDLGPGGHAHTPTPQGTLPDDDAAKVERLLGHIAGQSHFEERYILRGELARGGMGQVHRGYDQILRREVAVKMMHERYGGSSESAAIRGQFLKEARVGGRLLHPNILAVFDLGVNRAGRIYYTMRLVDGASLQHCLDAVDKGVVTKLISYPLRRIVEAFVGACQGVDYAHQQGVIHLDLKPHNILVSGFNEVFVIDWGLARVDERDDTEELADLYRSGGAGHNTASNTGVFGERVIGTPGYMAPEQTRGEVAAFDPATDVYGLGGILHFILYGIAPNQGRGLQEVMQASAQPKQRGKLRGGILPRGQRVRKEARAALEALEATCLKALEPRQEDRYASVEAMIVELGEWLSATPGPPLGF; from the coding sequence ATGCCGAGGTGCGAGAACTGTGGCGTCGAGCTCTCACTCCCGACGGACCGGTGCCAGGAGTGCGGCCACCCGCTGCAACTGACGTTCGACCCGATGGGGACGAGCACCGATCTCGGCCCGGGTGGCCACGCCCACACGCCGACGCCGCAGGGGACGCTCCCCGACGACGACGCGGCGAAGGTCGAGCGGCTCCTCGGCCACATCGCCGGGCAGTCCCACTTCGAGGAGCGATACATCCTGCGCGGCGAGCTCGCGCGGGGCGGGATGGGGCAGGTCCACCGCGGGTATGACCAGATCCTCCGGCGGGAAGTCGCCGTCAAGATGATGCACGAGCGGTACGGAGGGTCCTCCGAGAGCGCGGCCATCCGGGGGCAGTTCCTGAAGGAGGCGCGGGTCGGCGGGCGGCTCCTGCACCCGAACATCCTCGCCGTGTTCGACCTGGGGGTGAACCGGGCCGGCCGCATCTATTACACCATGAGGCTGGTGGACGGGGCGTCGCTGCAGCACTGCCTGGACGCGGTGGACAAGGGGGTGGTGACGAAGCTGATCTCGTACCCGCTCCGCCGGATCGTCGAGGCGTTCGTGGGCGCCTGCCAGGGGGTCGATTACGCGCACCAGCAGGGGGTCATCCACCTGGACCTCAAGCCGCACAACATCCTGGTCTCGGGCTTCAACGAGGTGTTCGTCATCGACTGGGGGCTGGCCCGGGTGGACGAGAGGGACGACACCGAGGAGCTCGCGGACCTCTACCGGAGCGGGGGCGCCGGCCACAACACGGCCTCCAACACCGGGGTGTTCGGCGAGCGGGTCATCGGGACGCCGGGGTACATGGCGCCCGAGCAGACGCGGGGCGAGGTGGCCGCGTTCGACCCCGCCACGGACGTCTACGGCCTGGGCGGGATCCTCCACTTCATCCTGTATGGCATCGCCCCGAACCAGGGGCGCGGCCTCCAGGAGGTCATGCAGGCCAGCGCGCAGCCCAAGCAGCGGGGCAAGCTGCGGGGCGGCATCCTGCCGCGAGGCCAGCGCGTCCGGAAGGAGGCGAGGGCCGCCCTGGAGGCCCTCGAGGCGACCTGCCTCAAGGCGCTCGAGCCCCGGCAGGAGGATCGCTACGCCTCGGTCGAGGCCATGATCGTGGAGCTGGGCGAGTGGCTCTCGGCGACGCCCGGGCCGCCGCTGGGTTTCTGA
- a CDS encoding calcium-binding protein → MARPKKPKKPKRDEARENRITMEIVVDAYDESERAAGWYCYLEEKLNFPFPARCIKERAISPLGTGDEVEVVGMAPEDECMREMFVEISWAKKRTLAVPLSQLEVVHGDDETRQAVEDWHYWVATGYEC, encoded by the coding sequence ATGGCCAGGCCGAAGAAGCCGAAGAAGCCGAAGAGGGACGAGGCCCGCGAGAATCGGATCACCATGGAAATCGTCGTGGACGCTTACGACGAGTCCGAGCGGGCGGCCGGGTGGTACTGCTACCTGGAGGAGAAGCTAAACTTCCCGTTCCCGGCCCGCTGCATCAAGGAGCGGGCGATCTCACCCCTGGGGACCGGCGACGAGGTCGAGGTCGTCGGAATGGCCCCCGAAGACGAGTGCATGCGGGAGATGTTCGTGGAGATATCCTGGGCGAAGAAGCGGACGCTGGCTGTGCCCCTGTCGCAATTGGAGGTTGTCCACGGCGACGACGAGACCCGCCAGGCGGTCGAGGACTGGCACTACTGGGTCGCGACGGGCTACGAGTGCTGA